Genomic DNA from Amycolatopsis alba DSM 44262:
CAGCCGGTCCGCGGCGGCGAGCCCGAGCATCGCGAACGCGCCCACCGCGACGAGCAGGACGTCGGCGTCACCGGTCGGCTTGCGCAGCACGTCCACCACGCCGACGCGTTCCACGGCGGGCACGGAGTCGATGACACCGCCCTTGGAGAACCGCAGCGCCGTCGGCCCGTCCTCCACCGCGACAGCCTCCCGCAGTTCCTCGCGCAGTGTGCCCGCGTCGCGCGGCGCGGCGACCCGCATGCCCGGCACCATGCCCAGCAGCGACAGGTCCCACATGCCGTGGTGACTCGGCCCGTCCGGTCCGGTGATCCCGGCGCGGTCCAGTACCAGCGTCACCGGCTGACGGTGCAGCGCGACGTCCATCAGGAGCTGATCGAAAGCCCGGTTCAGGAACGTCGAGTAGACGGCGACGACGGGGTGCTTCCCGCCCATCGCGAGACCGGCGGCCGAGGTCACCGCGTGCTGTTCGGCGATACCGACGTCGTACCAGCGATCGGGATACGCCTCGGCGAACTTGTGCAGCCCTGTCGAACGCAGCATGGCGGCGGTGATCGCGACGACGTCCTCGCGGTCCGCGCCGATCTTGACCAGTTCGTCGGCGAACACCCCGGTCCAGCTCGGGCCCTTGACCGGCGGCAGGCCGGTTTCCGGGTCGATCGGATCGGTCTGGTGCATCTGGTCGGCCTGATTCGTCACCGCGGGCTCGTAACCGTGCCCCTTCTCGGTGACCACGTGCACGATGACCGCGCCGCCGAAGTCGCGGGCGCTCTGGAACGCCTTCTCCAGCGCCACGAGGTCGTGCCCGTCGACCGGGCCGAGGTACTTCAGGCCGAGGTCGGAGAACATCATCTGCGGGCTCAGCGCGTCCTTGAGCCCGGCCTTCGCCGCGTGCAGCGCCGCGTAGATCGGCTTGCCGACGATGGGCGTGTGCCGCAGCATTTCCTTGCCGCGGTCCAGAACGCGCTCGTAGCCCGGCTTGAGCCGCAGCGACGCGAGGTGGTCCGCGACGCCGCCGATGGTCGGCGAGTACGAGCGGCCGTTGTCGTTGATGACGATGACGACCGGGCGGCGCGGGTTCGCGGCGATGTTGTTGAGCGCCTCCCAGCACATGCCGCCGGTCAGCGCGCCGTCGCCGACGACCGCGATCGCGTGCCTGCCGCCACCGCCGAGTTCGAACGCCTTCGCCAGACCGTCCACATAGGACAGCGCGGTCGACGCATGGCTGTTCTCGACGAGGTCGTGCTCGCTCTCGCCGCGCGCCGGGTAGCCGGTGAGGCCGCCGAGCTGGCGCAGCTTGTCGAAGCCGTCATGACGGCCGGTGACGATCTTGTGCACGTACGCCTGGTGGCCGACGTCCCACACGATGGCGTCGCTCGGCGAGTCGAAGACCCGGTGCAGCGCCATCGTCAGCTCGACCACCCCGAGGTTCGGGCCGAGGTGACCACCGGCGAGCCGCACCTTTTCGACGAGGAAGTCCCGGATCTCCGCGGCCAGCTCGCCGAGCTGTCCCTGGTCCATCCGCTTCAAGTCGGCCGGCCCGTGCACGGACTCGAGCAACGTCACTCTCCCACCTCGCCTGGTTCCTCTTCCGCCGTTCCGGCCAGTCTACGGAGGGCGGCTGAGAGTCTTCCGTCCCCCGCGTCACGGGTCACATGTCAGAAAATCACCACACCACACCCGACGGTGTGAACATGGTCTCTTTTGCCAAGTAGCGGTCACGTCGGGTGCCCGCGATAATCGCTGATCGACGGTTGAGCAGGAGCCGGTTCGGAGGGCTTGATGGCGGACTTTTTCATCGGTGGCGAATGGGTCGACGCGGTCGGCGGTGGTCGCCGGGAGATCCGCTGCCCCGCGGACGGGTCGTTGGTCGCGGAGGTCGCCGAAGGCACCCGTGAAGACACCGAAGCGGCCATCGCCGCCGCGAGGAAGGCGTTCGACACCGGTCCGTGGCCCGCCACGCCCGCTCCCGAACGCGGTGACCTGCTGCTGAAGGCCGCCGACCTGCTCGATCGTGACGCCGCGGCCTTCGCGCGTGCCGAGTCGCTCGACACCGGGAAACGGCTGGTCGAGAGCGAGTACGACATG
This window encodes:
- the dxs gene encoding 1-deoxy-D-xylulose-5-phosphate synthase, whose protein sequence is MTLLESVHGPADLKRMDQGQLGELAAEIRDFLVEKVRLAGGHLGPNLGVVELTMALHRVFDSPSDAIVWDVGHQAYVHKIVTGRHDGFDKLRQLGGLTGYPARGESEHDLVENSHASTALSYVDGLAKAFELGGGGRHAIAVVGDGALTGGMCWEALNNIAANPRRPVVIVINDNGRSYSPTIGGVADHLASLRLKPGYERVLDRGKEMLRHTPIVGKPIYAALHAAKAGLKDALSPQMMFSDLGLKYLGPVDGHDLVALEKAFQSARDFGGAVIVHVVTEKGHGYEPAVTNQADQMHQTDPIDPETGLPPVKGPSWTGVFADELVKIGADREDVVAITAAMLRSTGLHKFAEAYPDRWYDVGIAEQHAVTSAAGLAMGGKHPVVAVYSTFLNRAFDQLLMDVALHRQPVTLVLDRAGITGPDGPSHHGMWDLSLLGMVPGMRVAAPRDAGTLREELREAVAVEDGPTALRFSKGGVIDSVPAVERVGVVDVLRKPTGDADVLLVAVGAFAMLGLAAADRLADQGIGVTVVDPRWVVPAPAELVALAEQHKLVVTVEDSGRHGGFGSALSALFRDAECDVPLRDLAVPQVFHDHGSREEVLARIGLTAQDVARRVTEWSAKLSSGTPAPEDTRR